The Saccharomonospora glauca K62 genome has a segment encoding these proteins:
- a CDS encoding L,D-transpeptidase family protein yields the protein MLAVAAAATLTLLASACGGDAQKTAEAADGEQQQIASLPEATTYGKLPNAPMDPDPSAPTEGEVLHPTRELTVHDAVDGKPIARLPVKQISSPTWVPVIKREGDWAQILLPTRPNGATGWIDTSGDAVESARNDFVVNVDLESFHLEILENGEKIGEWTVGIGEPDSPTPQGRAYILASIEETVNDYSPIVLPLSYHSNSHESYGGGPGTVGIHTWPDDSFVGKANSDGCIRVTKDALDALSKLPLGTIVNIV from the coding sequence ATGTTGGCGGTCGCGGCCGCCGCGACACTGACATTGTTGGCTTCCGCCTGTGGCGGCGACGCGCAAAAGACGGCCGAGGCCGCCGACGGTGAACAGCAGCAGATCGCCTCGTTGCCGGAAGCGACCACGTACGGGAAGCTCCCGAACGCACCCATGGACCCCGACCCGAGCGCCCCGACCGAGGGGGAGGTCCTCCACCCGACCCGTGAATTGACGGTGCACGACGCGGTCGACGGCAAGCCGATCGCGAGACTGCCCGTCAAGCAGATCTCCTCGCCGACGTGGGTGCCCGTCATCAAGCGTGAGGGCGACTGGGCTCAGATCCTGTTGCCCACACGGCCGAACGGCGCGACCGGCTGGATCGACACGTCCGGTGACGCGGTCGAGTCGGCTCGGAACGACTTCGTGGTCAACGTCGATCTGGAGTCGTTCCACCTGGAGATCCTCGAAAACGGCGAGAAGATCGGCGAGTGGACGGTCGGGATCGGAGAGCCCGACTCACCGACGCCGCAGGGCCGTGCCTACATCCTCGCCTCCATCGAGGAGACCGTGAACGACTACAGCCCGATCGTTCTGCCGTTGAGCTACCACTCGAACTCGCACGAGAGCTACGGCGGTGGCCCCGGCACGGTCGGAATCCACACGTGGCCGGACGACAGCTTCGTCGGCAAGGCCAACAGCGACGGGTGCATCCGGGTCACCAAGGATGCCCTCGACGCGCTCTCCAAACTCCCGCTCGGAACGATCGTCAACATCGTCTGA
- a CDS encoding DUF6319 family protein yields MTVDAASATQERDDTPVSHEGEQGAAPEQRDQQEQPEQSQSEAAKPQRAKTKSSARKTRTVVLTLTVTGTADGEWQAELKHGSKWVAKGLGIPASAVSRAARELHEELSAPIDQVINEAREQQRAKVAQLEAELEQAKQALAELQR; encoded by the coding sequence ATGACCGTTGACGCTGCTTCCGCGACCCAGGAACGGGACGACACCCCGGTGAGCCACGAAGGCGAGCAGGGGGCCGCTCCGGAGCAGCGAGACCAGCAGGAACAGCCCGAACAGTCCCAGTCGGAGGCGGCCAAGCCGCAGCGGGCCAAGACCAAAAGCAGCGCCCGCAAGACGCGGACCGTCGTGCTCACTCTCACCGTCACCGGCACCGCCGACGGTGAATGGCAGGCCGAGCTCAAGCACGGGAGCAAGTGGGTCGCCAAGGGGCTGGGCATCCCCGCCTCCGCCGTGTCCCGAGCGGCTAGGGAACTCCACGAGGAGCTGTCCGCACCCATCGACCAGGTGATCAACGAGGCTCGCGAACAACAGCGGGCCAAGGTCGCTCAGCTCGAAGCCGAACTGGAGCAGGCCAAGCAGGCGCTGGCCGAACTGCAGCGCTGA
- a CDS encoding VIT1/CCC1 transporter family protein — translation MSDTSKQSHTNEPHTSDVGGKLNWLRAGVLGANDGIVSTAGLVVGVAGATTDQRAILFAGVAGVVAGALSMAGGEYVSVSTQRDTERALLSLERHELRTMPEEEERELAQLYEAKGLSPRLAAEVARELTEKDALRAHAEAELGIDPEQLTKPWQAAWASLIAFTAGALLPLLAILFFPPTARVPATACAVVVALALTGWVSARLGQAPPGRAAARNVGVGALTMIVTYAVGFGSGVALG, via the coding sequence GTGTCCGACACCTCGAAGCAGTCCCACACGAACGAACCGCACACCTCGGACGTGGGCGGCAAGCTCAACTGGTTGCGGGCGGGCGTACTGGGGGCGAACGACGGCATCGTGTCCACTGCGGGATTGGTGGTGGGGGTCGCCGGCGCGACCACGGACCAGCGCGCCATCCTCTTCGCCGGGGTCGCCGGTGTGGTGGCCGGCGCGCTCTCGATGGCGGGCGGTGAGTACGTCTCGGTGTCGACCCAACGCGACACCGAACGCGCGCTGCTGAGTCTCGAACGCCACGAACTGCGCACGATGCCCGAGGAGGAGGAACGCGAACTCGCGCAGCTCTACGAGGCGAAGGGCCTGTCACCGCGACTCGCGGCCGAGGTGGCACGAGAACTCACCGAGAAGGACGCGCTGCGCGCTCACGCCGAGGCCGAACTGGGCATCGACCCCGAACAACTCACCAAGCCGTGGCAAGCCGCATGGGCGTCGCTGATCGCGTTCACCGCGGGGGCCTTGCTGCCCCTGTTGGCGATCCTGTTCTTCCCCCCGACGGCGAGGGTGCCGGCCACGGCGTGCGCGGTCGTGGTCGCCCTGGCCCTCACCGGGTGGGTGAGCGCCCGGCTCGGGCAGGCACCTCCGGGTCGAGCCGCGGCCCGCAACGTCGGGGTGGGCGCACTGACGATGATCGTGACGTACGCCGTGGGCTTCGGGTCGGGTGTGGCGCTCGGGTAG